The candidate division WOR-3 bacterium genomic sequence ATGCCTCCTGTTTCGAGTACTTTTCTTACGTGAGGCAACGGGGTAGCTTCGAGTACATTTTTGGTGAGGCAACGCGCTGCCTTGACGTATCGGACCGGCAGGATAGAATGTTGCCAGCGGTAAGCACTAAACAAAGAAGGTGTCTATGCGTAAGCATGTGTCCGTGGCCGCACTCACTCTTGCGGCACTGCTGCCTGCCACTGCGCAGGCAGTGCTGCGCGTCGGTGATGCCGCGCCAGACTTCACCCTGCCGGATACAGCCTGGGTGAACCATTCCTTTTCCGAACTGCGCGGCAAGGTCGTCCTCATATTTTTCTGGCAAAGCACTTGAGGGTCCTGTCTCGCGGAGTTACCGCGAGTACAGGCGATGTTCGATGACTACGGCGACAATGGGTTTGCCGGCCTGGCGGTCAATCTCAATGAGAACATGGAGATAGTCAAGAACTACGCCCGCTTGTACACCTATCTTCACTGGCGGGATAACATGAGCACTTGGGCGGTGTACCGCCAGAACGGGTACATCCCTCTGAACTACGTAGTTGACGCCAATGGCATAATCCGCTACATCGCCGAGGGATTCAACGAGACGGCAATCAGGAACGTGATTCTACAGTGGCTGCCCAACCCGATTGACCACGACGTCGGAGTTAAGGTGCTGCTTGCGCCACTAGGCGGTGTGGATTCGGCGGCGACTGTGGTACCAGCATGCTCAGTCTATAACTATGGCACCTACACCGAGAACTACCCGGTCCGGATGAAGATCGGCAGTGTTTACAACCAGACGGCAACAGTTACCGGACACGCACCGAACACGGCCCGGTACGTCGAGTTTCCAGCCTGGACTCCGCTTCTGCGCGGACCGGCTGCCGTAAGTTGCTCGACCGAGCTGGATGGCGACGACATCAAGAGCAACAACCGGATAACGGGCACGGTGACGGTATATGTCTATGACCTTGCGGTGACAGAGATAATCGCGCCTCCGGACAGCGTTGACTCCGGTGCGGTCGTCGTACCAAAGGTCGTGGTGCAGAATCTGGGCAATTGGGCTGACATGGCCAAGGTAAAACTGTGCATCGGGACCTTCTACGAAGAAAGCGTCAATGTCGCGCTCCAGCCGGGCAACATCAAAACCGCGACCTTGCGTGACTGGAACGTGACTCAGGTAGGTACTTTCCAGGTACGCTGCACGGTCAGCGGCCGGAAGGAAATGATTCCTGAGAACAACATTTTGACCGACACAGTGCGCGTATATTCGGCTTCAGGCGTCCGCGAATCGCCGGGCGCGGTGGCGTGGTCCGGCCTGTACGATGTTCAGCCGAATCCAGTCAGAGGGTCTGCACTCGTGCGCTACGCGCTGACGAGTTCGGTCCAGGCAGAACTTGCGGTTTACTCTGCCGAAGGCGTGCTGATGAGAAAACTAGAATCAGGTGTCCTGCCCGCTGGCCAGCGCCTGGTTGTCTGGGACGGTAGGGACGAGTCAGGTCGTCTGGTCGGCCGTGGAGTTTACTACTGCCGGCTGGAAACCGGAACGTTGCGCGCGGTCAGAAAGTTTGTCGTCGCTCGGTAACAAGGAGCGACATTAGAGGATGCAAGAGCCGGTACGCCAAGCTACCCAGCTCTTGCTATCCGCTGGGATAGTGATTTGCAGGAAAGTACGTTACCGATTGTAAAGCCGGAATCGCACCGGGCGTTCGCCACCCTTGCTCTAGGCTGGCTTCTGCTGGCCGGGTGTGAGTCCGGCCCGCAGAAACACAATATTCCGCCGACTGTGGTCATCACCAAAGGCCCGAGCGGCACGATTGCAACCGACAGCGCCGTCTTTGCCTGGGCAGGCAAAGACCTGGATGGAACCGTCACCGGATTCTGGTACGCGCTCGACGACTCTGCAGCCAAGAACTGGACTGAAGACACGGTACTTACTATCAGAAAACTGTCTCTGGGCCAGCACGAGTTCCACATCCAGGCAGTTGACGACTCGGGTGCACGCTCCTCGAGTGCGTACCGGACGTTCTGGGTGGACTTCGACAGTCTTGTCCTGCCCCGGGGAACCGATACAACCCTGGAAATCGCCACCTGGAACATCGAGAACTTTCCGAAACTGGACGATTCTACTGTAAACCGTGTAAGAGCGCTGATGGCGCGACTCGACCTCGACATCTATGCCCTTCAGGAGATTGCCGATACACTTGCCTTTCACCGGCTCCTGTCCGGACTCACAGGATATGCCGGTTTATACTCAAGGGACGACTACGGCTCCTTCTACCAGAAGACCGGGGTTGTTTACAAAACATCAGTGGTCACGCTAACAGGCGTGCGCCAATTGTTCTGGGGCAACGATTCGGTCACAAGACCACCGCTGGAGATGA encodes the following:
- a CDS encoding redoxin domain-containing protein; the protein is MRKHVSVAALTLAALLPATAQAVLRVGDAAPDFTLPDTAWVNHSFSELRGKVVLIFFWQST
- a CDS encoding endonuclease/exonuclease/phosphatase family protein — protein: MQESTLPIVKPESHRAFATLALGWLLLAGCESGPQKHNIPPTVVITKGPSGTIATDSAVFAWAGKDLDGTVTGFWYALDDSAAKNWTEDTVLTIRKLSLGQHEFHIQAVDDSGARSSSAYRTFWVDFDSLVLPRGTDTTLEIATWNIENFPKLDDSTVNRVRALMARLDLDIYALQEIADTLAFHRLLSGLTGYAGLYSRDDYGSFYQKTGVVYKTSVVTLTGVRQLFWGNDSVTRPPLEMTVTASYNGKTFDFRLIVLHLKAGGSSSDQALRRATCRLLKDYIDQALAQGPELDFVVAGDWNDLLEDPPQWNIFQRFLDDSTNYRFLTMSLAGNTRYGSYIYTGLLIDHIMVTTDALAEYLGGITQTLRLDDEVSRYEAVVSDHRPVMSTFPVFRGLK
- a CDS encoding FlgD immunoglobulin-like domain containing protein, whose translation is MFDDYGDNGFAGLAVNLNENMEIVKNYARLYTYLHWRDNMSTWAVYRQNGYIPLNYVVDANGIIRYIAEGFNETAIRNVILQWLPNPIDHDVGVKVLLAPLGGVDSAATVVPACSVYNYGTYTENYPVRMKIGSVYNQTATVTGHAPNTARYVEFPAWTPLLRGPAAVSCSTELDGDDIKSNNRITGTVTVYVYDLAVTEIIAPPDSVDSGAVVVPKVVVQNLGNWADMAKVKLCIGTFYEESVNVALQPGNIKTATLRDWNVTQVGTFQVRCTVSGRKEMIPENNILTDTVRVYSASGVRESPGAVAWSGLYDVQPNPVRGSALVRYALTSSVQAELAVYSAEGVLMRKLESGVLPAGQRLVVWDGRDESGRLVGRGVYYCRLETGTLRAVRKFVVAR